The stretch of DNA TGATCAAACTGGCCGTGTCTCAGGGTATGCTGCTGAATCTCGGTGGTGGCTGGTTTCTGACGCCTGCTGTTGTTGAGGAGTTGAAACAGCAACTGCGGGAACTGTTTTCCGTGCGTTCGGAACTCACAGTGGCTGAGATTCGAGATCACTGGGGATTGACCCGAAAGCACGCAGTCCCGTTCCTGGAGTACTTCGACAGCTCGGGATTTACCTGTCGAAATGACAATCACAGAACCGCCGGCCCCGGTCTGGGGTAGGCCCTTGCAGTATTCCGCACCAACGATGTCCAGTCCACTTCGCAATCTTCCGGCTGTTAATACGGTGCTGAGCCACCCGGACGTTGACGAACTGCACGAGGAGATGTCGCGCGCCCAGCTGACTCATTGTGTGCGTGTTGTTCTTGATGACCTTCGCAGTCAGGTGAGGGCAAGGCCGGATTCGATTCCGGAAATGACACTTGCTGCTGTTGCCCGTCGAACGGTTGAAGCCGCTCAGCAGTTGAAACTTCGGCGGATGAATTCCGTCATCAACGCCACGGGTGTCGTGCTCCATACCAATCTGGGTCGAGCAGCCCTGTCAGATTCAGCGACCACCCGGATTCTTCAGGCGGCTAAAGCGACAAATGTCGAACTTGATCTGGACTCGGGTCGTCGCGGGCGTCGGGGGATCTATGCCGAAGACCTGATCCGGCAGTTGACGGGAGCAGCGGATGCGCTGATCGTCAACAACTGCGCGGCAGCCACGATGCTGGCGCTGCAGGGAGTGGCCGTCGGAAAAGAAGTCATTATCTCCCGGGGCCAGCTTGTGGAAATTGGTGGTGGATTTCGGCTGCCGGATGTGTTTGAAGCGGCCGGGGTGATTCTGAAAGAAGTCGGGACATCCAATCGAACCCGGGTCGACGACTATGAGAAAGCGATCCACCACAAAACCGGAGCAATTCTTCGGGTGCATCGCAGCAACTTCCGGGTGTCCGGGTTCGTGGCGGAACCGTCAGCCGCTGAACTGGTCGGTCTCGCCCGCAGGCATAATCTGCCCATGATTGATGATCTTGGCAGTGGCTGTCTGACAAGCCTCGTTTCGCTTGGCCTGGATGAGCCGGATGTCGCTTCCAGTCTTGCCTCCGGTGCAGACCTCGTTCTCTTCAGCGGAGACAAACTGCTGGGAGGACCGCAGGCCGGAATTCTGCTGGGCAAATCAGACTGGATTGGGCGACTTCGCAGGCATCCGATGGCTCGGGCCACCCGGGTCTGCAAACTGACACTCGCGGCGCTCGAAGCGACGCTGGAAGATCACCTGGCGGGCAATGCATTCGATTCAGTTCCTGTCCTGTCGATGCTGTCCATGTCTGCAGAACAAATCAGGGAACGCTGCGAACGCACTGTAGATGAATTATCCGATACTGGACTGAATCTTTCGGTGGTCCCGTGTCAGTCAGAAGTAGGCGGCGGCAGTATGGCCGATCAGCCGATCGCCAGTTTTGCTGTACGGATCGACGGAGCTCATGCAAACGAGCTGGTAAAGTTACTGCGCACCGGTAACGCACGGATTCTGGGACGGATTGAAGCCGGAGCCGTACTGCTGGATTTTCGCACGGTTCGGCCGAAAGACGATTCAATCCTGATCGACGAACTGAGACGGATCACACGAGAACTGTGGAGAACGGATCGATGAGAATCATCCGATCGGTGATGGATTGTGCTCACCCCGCCGGCAAAGCAGGCCCACCGGGGAATAACCAGTGAAAGCGGAATACGCCTGTCGCCGTCATGTGGTGCTCGTGGGAGTCGGCCACACTAACGCTCACATCGTTCGCATGTGGGCCATGGATCCGCTGCCGGACACAGACCTTACGTGTATTTCCGACAGCGGGACAGCAACTTAC from Fuerstiella sp. encodes:
- the selA gene encoding L-seryl-tRNA(Sec) selenium transferase is translated as MSSPLRNLPAVNTVLSHPDVDELHEEMSRAQLTHCVRVVLDDLRSQVRARPDSIPEMTLAAVARRTVEAAQQLKLRRMNSVINATGVVLHTNLGRAALSDSATTRILQAAKATNVELDLDSGRRGRRGIYAEDLIRQLTGAADALIVNNCAAATMLALQGVAVGKEVIISRGQLVEIGGGFRLPDVFEAAGVILKEVGTSNRTRVDDYEKAIHHKTGAILRVHRSNFRVSGFVAEPSAAELVGLARRHNLPMIDDLGSGCLTSLVSLGLDEPDVASSLASGADLVLFSGDKLLGGPQAGILLGKSDWIGRLRRHPMARATRVCKLTLAALEATLEDHLAGNAFDSVPVLSMLSMSAEQIRERCERTVDELSDTGLNLSVVPCQSEVGGGSMADQPIASFAVRIDGAHANELVKLLRTGNARILGRIEAGAVLLDFRTVRPKDDSILIDELRRITRELWRTDR